The genomic interval TGGCAGGCAGGGCTTTACCCCCACTGGACGTATGGAGGAAGGAGCGTAGAGGGACTAGGTCCAGGTAAACCCTGTTTTCAATGTCCTGTTCTGCTCCCACTGACTCCTTGATGTCCTGCGTGCATGTTTCATTATGTTCCTGAGGATTGTTGTCCTCACTGTCTGGCAGGTTGCCCTCTTCTGCATCCTGTATTATACAGGAGGAAGTTATGAGATGGAAAGTGGCCAGATTGAATGAGTCCATGTAAAAATGaaactgaaattgaaaattgattTGAAATCAAAACCAGGCAGAGAGGCTGCAGGGTTTTATGTCTCAGTTGTTTTGGCTCTAGATAACATACCTCTGGATCAGCTAGAGACGCCACATCATCATATAGTTCATCAGAGTTGTGAGCGATGGACGGTAGGGTGTCTATGTAGGTGTTTGGCTCTGAATACCTCCTCTGCATCAAgctagagagacacacaaatacacagagagGTGCCACTTGAATAATGTGCCAAAGCATGCATACAGCAGTGGGACCagtgtttaaagtgctcatattatgctcattttcaggttcataattgtatttagaggttatatcagaataggtttacatggttttattttaaaaaaaacactatttttgttgtactgcacattgctgcagctcctcttttcaccctgtgtgttgagctctctgtttcagctaccgagtgaggcatcacacttctgttccatctttgttgggagtctcacatgctcagtagctaggtaaggactactagccagtcagaagcagagtatgagggcgtgccacgctagaaGCTAGGCGAGCAtcataacgtgttacaaagtgacgcacgtttgtcacagaagtaaaggctggacctggactacaatagagctgtttggagcagtttgtgaacagtgttttctgttggagatggtaagtccctttgggtggactttgagctttttcactttgtaaacctataacatgcacaaaaaagatatatgacacataataaaggaaagggagaaacccaaaaagcataatatgagcactttaagtggaCAGACGTGAGGATCTTACTATAAGGAAGCTTTGGCAGCATTGACGATGCTGGAGATTCTCTCAGCGTTGACATAGTCGTACGTCAGCTCCTCGGGGTCCGTCTTGCTCCCCGTCTGTGACAGCAAGAGGCCCAGCCAGTGGCCCATGTCTGCAGACGTCTTAGCCTAAAAGAAGAAAGGAGATGGAAAATAAAGAGTGGATCAAAGTTCATTCAGTACATACCATGCACTTGCAACATCAAGAGTTTAAAACCAGCTCATGGTTTATGTTGCATGCCATCTGTCACTTTGTATTAATACAATTATTTCCAACGCATTTGTTCCCAGCAGTATTTCAATATGCAAAACCTTTTAAAGACTTGAAATGTCTAATATCCTCAACTGACCAGTTCTACTCATCTAAAAAGCAATAGCAATTTGCAGTTTGAGAACAGACAACTATTCAGTGTGACTGATACATATAAAACGGCTCTTTACAATAACCAGACTAAATTACACCCGTTTCATAAAGACGCACATGTTCACAGCCTATTATTATTTGGGGAGATTCAGGCAAGCAACAGAGGATGCTTTGGCACATACTTTATATGTGATAACCTTgttgaattttgttttgtttgttttggtaaATACTTGACTGGGGAAGTTTCAATTTgtacataaaaaacataaaaaaacacctaTAAATGTATCAGAGACCTCAAGACTAAACATTGAATTCCATGACCAAATATGCACTGTAGCAGGGTGGTACTGCAAACCTAATGGAAAAGGGCGTAGCATTAGTCCCCAAAATCCCAGTACATCCAcacccttcacacacacacacacacacacacatatgcacacaaacacgcagaCCACCCTTGTGTATATTACACATGCTAAGTTAGATGTCAGCAGAAAGTGATTTTCAAATGAGGACATGTTTGAGTTTCCTATAAGAAGCTGTACACCATTTCTCTTTTTGAGAGATGCTGACATTTGTTTTTTCTCCAAACATGTTAGATTTCTGGTTATTTCTCAGATTACCAGCAGCCCGTCCTCTCCTACAGAGTAACGCTGAAGTGAGCTCTCATCTGAGGCAAACGGGAAGACCGGAAACGCACAGTACTTGTAACCCACCAAACCACCCCCCAACCAACTGACACCCGTCACCGGGCGGTCAAAGACATCAGGGTGTCAAACCATTGTGCGTTAAAGTGTCAAACCGTTTATTCAGATCCAGCAATGTTGCAAAGCAGCAGAAAAGACAGTGGGTGTCTACCTCTAGGGTCGCCAGCTGTGTGCCGTCCATGTCGATCCTAAAGGAGTACAGGTGCTCGGGGCTGGGGTCTGTCAAAACACTGCAGCCCCCCAGGGTCACAGCTGGCTGGCTCACTTTGTTCTTGCCCTTGTCCTGGTAAAACCATAGCTGCCCGTTCTTTATAAGACACCAGCAGGTCCGCCATTGGCTGTTCACCAACACATTGAGGTAGCCTGATGGAGAAAAGAGGAGGTAACTTAATCGTGAGGTACCTGTGATGTTTATGTTAACCAAAACTAGTTCCATGGCCATTAGACCTTAACAATGGTTATCTATGTGTATTGTCATAAACTCATTGACTATTATTGGTTATTTTTTGTTGGCTGAAAATGATCAAATGTTCTGTGTCAAGTGTGTAGCTTTTTCGTTTAAAGCTATGAGGCTAATTCTCCAGATTAAATGTAAAGTGCTGAAGACCCCAGAGTTTTCTTATAAGAGTGTCTAATAACAATTTTTTAATCAGAAGGCTACATAAGGGAAAATATTGACATGTTTAGTCTGGTATAAAATAACTACACATAGAGACCTTCACCAGACGGCCCCCGCTGGCTCGAATACCAAGAAAGTAACTATGTCAAAGGATAGGAACCGCATCTGAGGGACAATCAGTACATGTTTTGGGATTTTATAATCTGGCCCAACATGTACAGTAGAGCTCTGCTCACCTGAGGTGTCCACACATTTCTCTTGGCTTTCCAACGAGGAGGTTTTCTTCTTGCCAATGTTCATGAGGTTGCTAAACTTCAAACCTGCACCACATTTTTTCTTCACTGTGGAGGGGAAGAGAACAGTTCTTGACATTTTCGTTCTAAGATACTCGCAGCTGGACAATATTTTGGACTGATTGAAATAACGCTAAGGAGTGACTCACCATCTTTGTTTTCGGGAGTCTCAGCATGGCTGTCAGTGCTGCTGCCGCTCTCTGAAGCCACTGAGTATCTCTCACTCAGTTCTCCCTGAAAGTTCAGATTTAACATTTTAGGTTATTTAGGAGGCATGTTCATCAGAGATACAAATTATGACAAAAACTCTAAAGTACAAAAGTTTGAAGCAAGTGTACCCTTGAACAAATGAGCCTTGGGGAGTCGGACACCGAGTGCTGGGAGTCACAGTTTTCAGCCGGCTTGGGACTGATCTCTTGAATCACCTAATGTACAAGAGGCTGATTAATGTCGACCGATTCCTTTTAATTAACATATGATAAAAACATAATTGTAAAACACAGCCCCACACGGTTTTTGAGTCTTACCCTCAGCCACTGCTCAGTCTGCTCCTTGCTCTGTAGGCCCAGCACGATGGCCTCCCCTCCCACCGGAATAATCTTCAGTTTGTGCTCTTTCCTCTTCAGCTGCTTCTCCTTGTAGACCACGCTGCATCCCAGCAGACTCACATCCAGCAGAGGCGTCTGCTCCTTGGAGCTCTTATAGCActgagagaggcagaggtaacACTGGACGTTATGATTGTACAAGTTCTGACTGCAGGCACCCGCTGGACAGTTTAACACGTACTGGCAGATACTATCCGTGTTGTTATTCCAAAAGAGAAGGGAAGTAACTAAGCCCAGGTAATGTTTATCAAGAAATTTAGTTACAGCAATACATACAAATAGGATACAGTTTGTTAATTAGTGAGGTTTAGaggtattttgttatttttaaggcATATTTTTGACTCTGTTTTACCCTGCctctagtctttatgctaagctaggctaatcaCCTCAGAGCTCCAGCTCTGTGCTTAAATCTGCATTAATTGAATTCTTGGACACTTGGGAAcaattatttcccaaaatgttttaatatttattaatgtCCCAGGTCCAGGCCACTGGTATTGTGCATTTAGGCTTGGCATGAGGGCCTTTCACATCATTCTAAGACCAAACGAGGAGAGAACCATAATACTGACTGTTCTACTACTACATTTGTCTAAAGGTTGATTTATCGGATTCATATTTTCCATTCTAAAAATAAGTGGCAAAACAAGGACAGCATGTGACAGCTAAGTCTCAGTgagttttaaatatattttgagGTTTTGCTTATTTTAGTCTTTTTCCATGTTGAGTTACAATGAACTGTAATAAGCAAACCACGTTTATAAAACCTTCTTTGGTCATGACCTTAATTCTTGTACACTAAACCTCAGCGGGGCTTTAATTCCGATTTTCACGTAATCTTCTACCTACCAGCAGGCGATGGTCTTTGATGACACACAGCTGTTTGGCCCACTGGCCCAGCCACTTCTTCCTCCACAGGAAGGCACAGATCTGAGCGTCCTTCATGAGCTCAATGGACGCCTCTGCTGACGGCCACTGGTGCTGTGCTGACGGTGACGGTGACTTTTCTCTGGTGATCACTTCCTCCTCATCGTAGGACTCGTACGAACTGCTAACTGCGTCCCCGTCATCTAGGAAACAAAAATCAGACACTGATAAGAAACTAAAACAAAGAGGTGGGGAGGGCATGAGTAGCAGCAACACACACTGTTAAATGAGCTTGAGGCTGACTTCTTGACCACGATGACCTTCTTCAATGGAAGAGGATTTCCTTGCAACAGGCAGGCTGCAAATGAGCTGTTAAAGTATTGATGAAAGATGGTGACAGGAAAAAGATACGATgaaaaggaaaacaacaaatggAGGAAAATGATGAGATGGGATTGATTGATGACTTTTGTAAGCAAGTCATGAAGTTGTTTCACTACATGCAAGACGCTTGGTCATGCTGGACAATGAGGGCTGAGGGCATGCTGACTGGCCCGTGCACATGCCTGCCATACATAAACACGCGCTTCCAGTGATAGAAGGGTAGCTACCCCTGTTGATAACAGCATAGACCACACTGTCAGAGCTCTGCACTCGCATCCAGGGCCCTGAGCGGAGGCCGAAACAGTCCAGATCTACACAACAccaaaagaaacaaagacagaagaagaagaagaagaagaagaagaagaaggcaaGATAGGGAAAAATCCAAGGGAAAAGTgcctttaaaaatatttatagaaaagataaatataaaaaagtcaaattaaACTGTGTAGGCCTAATGAACTTTTGGGGGTATATCATAAAATATCAAAACTTGCCTATAATTAAAAATATTGCTTATTGCTCATGATGAGGTTGTGTGAACAATAACATGCATCCTCTGGCCAATCCACGACTCCACGGCTGTCATATAATCATGTTTAACCAGTGCAGCAATTATGAAATACTACGGAAGGTATTCTAGCTTTCAGCAATGCACAAAAGTGTGTTGTGtcttattgtgttatatatgagCAATTAAGGTAACCTATTTACCACAGCCTCACATGCTACTGCGCCGTCACAGCAGAACAAAGCTTCACATAGAATGGGGTCATGGTGTCTCACAGCTTGTGTTTTTATCGCGGTGTACATGTTGCAGGGCATGAAACCGCTTTCTCAACACCAGACTCTGTTCTGATGAGAATATGTACGTAAGCAAGTGTCACTATTGTGTCTGGGTTTTTCTATCATGGTTAACATCTCAGAGGCTCTGGTTTTCTGAAGAACAAGAAACACAACAGAGCAGATGACTGTCCTGACAAATGATGCACGCAAGTCATTGGTTTGGGTCTGAAAATACAGCTACAATAGACGTGAAAAGGATATTCTTTTTTAAGCAGGGGTTCTGGTAATGGCCTCATGACGGTGAGCTTTTAGATACAGCATCCGTTGCAGGAGTAGTGTAGCAATCGAGATAATCTGGCAATCCTTCAGTTTGGCCTCACTGAGAGTATACCAAGATGTGTTCCTGTGAAACAGGTATGGGTGAGAAGAAAGAGTTCTTACCATTGAAAGCTTCCTCATAGGGCTGAGCCTCCTCGTAGTAACTCTCTGAAGTGTCTATACAGGCTGGAGCAGGGACTGCAGGTAAGGGGAACGGCTCCCGACCCACCACACCCTGACGGATAAAAGGAGGATGAGAGAGGGGTGAAGGGATTTAAGATTTGGCGTTTTTATCTATCAACTTAAGGGACATGGCAGCCTCCATATAAGTATGTTTAATGAATGCCCTGAAGAGGAAAATGTCCAGGTTAACAATGTGACGGCTCATAGGCCTCAAGACCTATTCCAAGTCGCTTTGGTTGCTGGGATCTGGGGATTGGCTAATATAGGACTGATGATTAACAACTGGATGAGTTGATTGCTCACATGTCCATGAATAGGAGTGCCTGGGCAGtcactcgctctctctccctcaccaAGGTTGCTTGGTTTGTTTGGACTTTGGTTGAGTTACTTTTGCTCTCTTACATCACTACACCTTCACACATCTATACACTACACACGACTGATAAACTGATAGCACGTTTAACTTTGTTTATTTGagttcatttaatttaattgagcAAACGTGTGTTCTCCACCTTTTGTCATACCTTTGAGCCAGGTCATGACAACAACAATACACATTCACGCACATCCACACGCACATTATCAACATGTGTTCTTCGACCAGGCTGAACATGTGGCTAATTCAGCTGTCACTTCAGGAGTAAGTAGGGAATTCCTCATGTAACCAATCCTCGGCTGACCCTGTGCAATAAAGAGTTACATGTTTGCCTTCAGGGAGGAGTATATGTCTGTAAGCATGGAAAAAAGAGGGAGAGCatgtattttaatgtgtgtgtgtgtgtgtgtgtgtgtgtgtgtgtgtgtgtgtgtgtgtgtgcgtgtgtgtgtgtgtgtgtgtgtgtgtgtgcgtgtgcgtgtgcttgCTTGCGTGCGTAGCGCAGTCTGGCTTCACTTCTGTCTTTCTTCATATCTCCTGTGTGGTAAAGACAGTCTGTCTGCCCCTTCCCATACTGCTGGAAACCACCAGACTCTCTGCTGTGTGTCTCAATTCATTTAGAATATCTCCATTACTTTTATGATCAGCTACATGATCCAAAGTAAATTTTTGGAGACATCTGTCATTACTTTTCTTATTTAGCTTTCCTTAAGTTGTGAATCTTGAAGTATTTCATTGAATACAACCTTTAAACCGTTAAACAAACTGTATGTTTGAATTCAGTTTGTCAAATATGAATGTAAAAAATGCAAAAGACTTGTTGGCATTTCTTAGCATGTAGGATGACATGCCATGAGCTAGACTATTAAACTTGAAGGTTTGTGTATCATCATCTATCACTTGGCAACAATTTTGCTGATCTTCATCTTGTAGGGTGTCATACATC from Perca fluviatilis chromosome 21, GENO_Pfluv_1.0, whole genome shotgun sequence carries:
- the afap1l2 gene encoding actin filament-associated protein 1-like 2 — translated: MEKHKVLDQLLMELHHFLLVLDKETLSGSATIQKGLLSDLLQSYRASNGADEEYIYMNKVIVTGKDKGGKDDRSDALLNGKAAKYVPVPQKSLPDLPPPRAGVVGREPFPLPAVPAPACIDTSESYYEEAQPYEEAFNDDGDAVSSSYESYDEEEVITREKSPSPSAQHQWPSAEASIELMKDAQICAFLWRKKWLGQWAKQLCVIKDHRLLCYKSSKEQTPLLDVSLLGCSVVYKEKQLKRKEHKLKIIPVGGEAIVLGLQSKEQTEQWLRVIQEISPKPAENCDSQHSVSDSPRLICSRGELSERYSVASESGSSTDSHAETPENKDVKKKCGAGLKFSNLMNIGKKKTSSLESQEKCVDTSGYLNVLVNSQWRTCWCLIKNGQLWFYQDKGKNKVSQPAVTLGGCSVLTDPSPEHLYSFRIDMDGTQLATLEAKTSADMGHWLGLLLSQTGSKTDPEELTYDYVNAERISSIVNAAKASLYLMQRRYSEPNTYIDTLPSIAHNSDELYDDVASLADPEDAEEGNLPDSEDNNPQEHNETCTQDIKESVGAEQDIENRVYLDLVPLRSFLHTSSGGKALPAKETSRHSPVPEEDQKNTSSQMKEVISTNRTEPDSTPVFNGTSSTSVSKPEQEQPPTPQQPQPVKTSSQSQDTPKRTSLGIPQVFSSSGVQIHKGPTVSAGLPHSPQPLRPKAHTIGCPGAVEGKLGKNRTEADMRRYIDERDRLEREREEMRSSLANLKKERREAKEELSVCQDPKQRASLEGCLKQKEEACREAEQRRVEVELLLMEVKESLKKLESGAFTLGTTLDSSLQDTSTPKAVTLPAPQTSSSSPQPYNSNANADPASPVNSASVLKNRPASIMATKGKVLQKAKEWEKKTTT